From a region of the Trichocoleus sp. genome:
- the sixA gene encoding phosphohistidine phosphatase SixA, protein MKPIELYIVRHGLAGEHGSYANDEERPLTEEGIRKTKRVAKRLAELGLRFDLILTSPLVRAQQTAEILQQADLGKRLEESAYLKPKGDFNGWLDWLQQWRSRGDCLAIVGHEPDLSEWAQRLVWGQPRQQIVLKKAGVIGLTLPEGSPIGRSELFWLSPPRFLLGDD, encoded by the coding sequence ATGAAACCGATCGAACTCTACATTGTGCGGCATGGATTGGCAGGTGAACATGGCAGCTATGCCAACGACGAGGAACGTCCGCTGACAGAAGAGGGGATTCGCAAAACGAAGCGGGTGGCAAAACGATTAGCGGAATTGGGTTTGCGATTTGATTTAATTCTTACCAGTCCTCTCGTTCGCGCTCAACAAACGGCTGAAATTTTGCAGCAGGCAGACCTGGGAAAACGCCTGGAAGAATCCGCTTATCTTAAGCCAAAGGGTGACTTTAACGGCTGGCTGGACTGGTTGCAGCAGTGGCGCAGTCGTGGAGATTGTTTAGCGATCGTGGGACATGAGCCAGATTTAAGTGAGTGGGCGCAGCGGCTCGTTTGGGGTCAACCTCGGCAGCAAATTGTCCTCAAAAAAGCAGGAGTTATCGGGCTAACTTTACCAGAAGGTTCGCCGATCGGTCGGAGTGAACTGTTTTGGCTGTCACCCCCACGATTTTTGTTAGGGGACGACTAG
- a CDS encoding class I SAM-dependent methyltransferase: MFLLRCLIALLWILGITLANPAALAAQPIAPFAPREEPIYQEKAIHNPDGIGKFYMGREIAEVMGHQGAGWLERPTRSLEEQPDSVVEALNLQPTDVVADIGAGTGYFSFRFSEKVPQGRVYAVDIQPEMLDILNFFKEENGAENVQPILGSETDPNLPPSSIDLALMVDAYHEFAYPREMMEGIVRSLKPDGRVVLLEYRGENPFIPIKGIHKMTQRQAKKEMQAIGLVWKETQEFLPQQHLMIFQKQQSVTDRSQAPITLPPN; the protein is encoded by the coding sequence ATGTTTCTGCTGCGCTGCCTGATTGCCCTGCTCTGGATTTTAGGAATTACGCTGGCTAATCCTGCTGCCCTGGCTGCCCAACCGATCGCCCCTTTTGCTCCTCGTGAAGAACCCATTTATCAAGAGAAAGCCATTCATAATCCGGATGGCATTGGCAAATTCTATATGGGACGAGAAATTGCTGAAGTGATGGGTCATCAAGGAGCCGGATGGTTAGAGCGACCCACCCGATCGCTCGAAGAACAGCCTGATTCCGTCGTTGAAGCCCTGAACCTTCAGCCAACTGATGTCGTTGCGGATATTGGTGCTGGAACTGGATATTTCAGTTTTCGCTTCAGTGAAAAAGTGCCTCAAGGCAGGGTGTACGCAGTTGATATTCAGCCAGAAATGCTCGATATCCTCAATTTCTTTAAGGAAGAGAATGGCGCAGAGAATGTCCAACCGATTCTCGGCAGCGAAACTGACCCAAACCTGCCACCCAGCAGTATTGATCTGGCTTTGATGGTGGATGCCTATCACGAATTTGCCTACCCCCGCGAAATGATGGAAGGCATCGTCCGATCGCTCAAACCTGACGGCAGAGTCGTGTTGCTCGAATATCGCGGCGAAAATCCTTTTATCCCGATCAAAGGGATACACAAAATGACTCAACGCCAAGCCAAAAAAGAAATGCAGGCGATCGGGCTAGTTTGGAAAGAGACGCAGGAATTCTTGCCACAGCAGCATTTGATGATCTTTCAGAAGCAGCAATCGGTAACCGATCGATCGCAAGCACCGATTACCCTACCCCCGAACTAA
- a CDS encoding Coq4 family protein, translating into MSRITLPPLNLEFLKTLKGFASIILDPSQTDSVFDIVEGMRNTEVSRMALEHIKSKPETAQLIEERYIPATPDLDALLQYPSDSLGYIHASALKAAGFDPEFYRKLEVKDDLSYVMLRLRQSHDIWHTVTGMGTDSIGELGLQAFSLAQTHMPLAIILIAGGLLKTLRHPENLDRLLDQIAIGYRMGTKAKPFLAQKWEDHWEKPLAEWRSDLNLELMTTYVP; encoded by the coding sequence ATGTCACGGATTACACTACCACCGCTGAATCTAGAATTTTTGAAAACGCTAAAGGGATTTGCCTCGATTATCCTCGATCCCTCGCAAACTGACTCGGTGTTCGACATTGTGGAAGGAATGCGGAATACAGAAGTCAGCCGTATGGCGTTGGAACACATAAAATCCAAGCCTGAAACGGCTCAACTAATTGAAGAACGCTATATTCCGGCAACTCCCGATCTCGATGCGCTACTGCAATATCCATCAGACTCTTTGGGCTATATCCATGCTTCTGCATTGAAAGCGGCAGGGTTTGACCCAGAATTTTACCGCAAGCTTGAGGTGAAAGATGATTTGAGCTATGTCATGCTGCGGCTGCGGCAGAGCCATGATATTTGGCATACGGTAACGGGCATGGGCACAGATTCGATCGGGGAATTGGGGCTGCAAGCCTTTAGTCTGGCACAAACCCATATGCCGCTCGCCATTATCCTGATTGCTGGAGGTTTGCTGAAAACGCTGCGTCATCCTGAAAATCTCGATCGCTTGCTGGATCAAATTGCAATTGGCTATCGCATGGGAACAAAAGCAAAACCGTTTCTGGCGCAGAAGTGGGAAGACCATTGGGAAAAACCGTTAGCAGAGTGGCGATCGGACTTGAATTTGGAGCTAATGACAACTTACGTTCCCTGA
- a CDS encoding Na+/H+ antiporter NhaC family protein, translating to MDILFALASSFILLVFSVSKGYFVAYPLFVTLGILVVVLRRRGFTLKYLFKLIIDGSKKSFSVLNILLLIGAVTAVWMAAGTVPAIVYYGIQLIHPKLFILSAFLLTSFVSFLIGTSFGAASTIGVALMIMAKGSNVNPHLIAGAIIGGAYWGDRCSPMSSSANLIASITATNLYQNIRNMLVTAWLPLGISCIIYLIFSWFYPVQITDSSLLIELNQLFDLHWVTLLPAIVILVLAVFRVEVKLSMLFSIIVSVLIALFLQHYRLTQLIQFIYTGFQLEQNTQIRSILLGGGILSMLKVSVIVLISTAISGLLSGTAALKIVEKFLRSIHSRSHLFSGTTLIGTGAAAFGCTQTIAILLTQELVSKKYEQVQLTADYLATDLENTVVVISPLIPWNIAGLVPATILMTDSGFIPFACYLYLIPLCNWLLLRSGKDWIQTEALLNTPK from the coding sequence ATGGATATTCTTTTTGCGTTAGCAAGTTCGTTCATTCTATTAGTTTTTAGTGTTTCCAAAGGCTATTTTGTTGCTTATCCACTTTTTGTAACGCTGGGTATTCTAGTTGTTGTTCTGCGGCGACGAGGATTTACGCTCAAATATCTTTTTAAGCTGATTATCGATGGCAGCAAGAAGTCATTCTCGGTTCTGAATATTCTTTTATTAATTGGTGCAGTAACCGCTGTCTGGATGGCAGCCGGAACAGTTCCCGCAATCGTCTATTACGGTATTCAACTAATTCATCCAAAGCTTTTCATTCTTTCTGCTTTTTTGCTAACTAGCTTTGTTTCTTTTTTGATTGGCACATCTTTTGGAGCAGCGAGTACGATCGGTGTTGCCTTGATGATTATGGCAAAAGGCAGTAATGTTAATCCTCATTTGATTGCGGGCGCAATTATTGGCGGCGCATATTGGGGCGATCGATGTTCTCCCATGTCTTCCAGCGCCAATTTGATCGCCAGTATTACCGCGACAAATTTGTATCAGAACATCCGTAATATGTTGGTCACGGCATGGCTACCGCTGGGAATTAGCTGCATCATCTACTTAATTTTTTCCTGGTTTTATCCGGTTCAAATTACAGATAGCTCATTGCTGATTGAACTCAATCAATTATTTGATTTGCACTGGGTGACGCTGCTTCCAGCGATCGTCATTCTGGTGCTGGCAGTATTTCGAGTAGAAGTTAAATTATCGATGCTGTTCAGCATTATTGTTAGCGTGCTGATTGCTTTGTTTTTACAGCACTATCGCCTAACGCAACTTATCCAATTTATCTATACTGGGTTTCAGCTAGAACAAAACACACAGATTCGATCGATTCTACTGGGTGGTGGGATTCTGTCGATGCTCAAGGTGTCAGTTATTGTATTAATTTCTACGGCAATTTCAGGGTTGCTATCTGGAACGGCAGCGCTCAAAATTGTCGAGAAATTCTTGCGATCGATCCATTCTCGCAGTCATTTGTTTAGTGGTACAACGCTAATTGGAACTGGAGCGGCTGCTTTTGGCTGTACACAAACGATCGCAATTCTCTTAACTCAGGAGCTAGTCAGCAAAAAATATGAGCAGGTACAGCTTACAGCAGATTATTTGGCAACCGATTTAGAAAATACAGTCGTTGTGATTTCGCCACTCATTCCCTGGAATATTGCCGGACTCGTTCCTGCAACCATTCTCATGACTGATAGTGGATTCATTCCTTTTGCTTGCTATCTTTATCTCATTCCGCTTTGCAACTGGCTATTGTTGCGATCGGGTAAAGATTGGATTCAGACAGAAGCGCTCCTTAACACTCCCAAATAG
- a CDS encoding urease subunit beta yields the protein MIPGELLTEAGEIELNAGRATVTLTVANTGDRPIQVGSHFHFYEVNKALSFDREQAKGMRLDIPAGTAVRFEPGDERSVILVPFVGSREVYGFNGLINGALEAEAKEPKSSKKKSDKKKKK from the coding sequence ATGATTCCCGGTGAACTTTTAACTGAAGCAGGCGAAATTGAGCTAAATGCAGGTCGCGCAACTGTCACCCTCACCGTTGCAAATACGGGCGATCGACCGATTCAGGTTGGCTCTCATTTTCACTTCTATGAGGTCAACAAAGCTCTCTCATTCGATCGAGAACAGGCAAAAGGAATGCGGCTGGATATTCCGGCAGGAACGGCAGTTCGGTTTGAGCCAGGTGATGAGCGGAGTGTGATATTGGTTCCATTTGTGGGTAGCCGCGAGGTCTATGGCTTCAATGGATTAATTAATGGCGCATTAGAAGCCGAAGCGAAGGAGCCGAAATCTAGCAAGAAGAAGAGTGACAAGAAAAAGAAGAAGTAG